The Streptomyces sp. NBC_01439 genome contains the following window.
GCCGCCTCGCTCCCCGACACCAACGAGCGTCAGGGTGAGCTGAAGGAGAACGACCGGCTGTACGCCCTCTCCGCCCAGAAGGGCGAGCTGCAGGCGAAGACCACCTTCGGACTCGTCTACCAGGGCCGGACCGAGGATCTCCTCGCGGGTCTGGGCGACAGCAACTCCGAGATCTCGACCGCCGACGGCTACTCCCGCCGCGTCCTGGCCAGCCAGGACGCGTTCCTCCGGGAGAAGAACCGCTCCTGGCTCGACTGGTACGACGCCGACGGCACCAAGCTCCAGGCCATGAAGGTCATCGAGCTGACCCTGCTCGAGGAGATGGAGCAGAAGGCCCGTGAGCTGAAGAACGAGGCCCAGCAGGACGCCATCATCAACGGTGCCCTGATCCTCCTCGTCCTCGGTGTCTCCCTCGTCGGCGCCTTCGTCATGGCCCGCTCGATGATCCGCTCGCTGCGCCGCCTGCAGGACACCGCGACGCGCGTCGCCCAGGACCGTCTGCCCGAGCTCGTCAAGCAGCTCTCCGAGTCCGACCCGCAGGACGTGGACACGTCCGTGGAATCGGTCGGCGTGCACACCCGCGACGAGATCGGCCAGGTGGCCGCGGCATTCGACGACGTGCACCGCGAGGCCGTCCGCCTCGCCGCCGAGCAGGCCCTCCTGCGAGGCAACGTCAACGCGATGTTCACCAACCTCTCGCGCCGCTCGCAGGGCCTCATCCAGCGTCAGCTCTCGCTCATCTCCGAACTGGAGTCGCGCGAGGCCGACCCGGACCAGCTCTCCTCGCTCTTCAAGCTCGACCACCTCGCGACCCGCATGCGCCGTAACGGCGAAAACCTCCTCGTCCTCGCGGGCGAGGAGCCGGGCCGCCGGTGGACCCGCCCCGTCCCGCTGGTCGACGTGCTCCGTGCCGCCGCCTCCGAGGTGGAGCAGTACGAACGTGTCGAGCTGGCCTCGGTGCCCGGCACCGATGTCGCCGGCCGCGTGGTCAACGACCTCGTGCACGTCCTCGCCGAGCTGCTGGAGAACGCCACGTCGTTCTCCTCCCCGCAGACCAAGGTCAAGGTCACCGGTCACGCGCTGCCCGACGGCCGCGTGCTCGTCGAGATCCACGACACCGGCATCGGCCTCTCCCCCGAGGACCTCGCCGCGATCAACGAGCGACTCGCGTCGCCGCCCACCGTGGACGTCTCCGTCTCCCGACGCATGGGTCTGTTCGTGGTCGGCCGCCTGTCCCTGCGACACGGCATCCGCATCCAGCTGCGCCCCTCCGACTCGGGCGGTACGACGGCCCTCGTCATGCTGCCGGTGGACGTCGCCCAGGGCGGCAAGAAGCCGGCTCCGATGCCGGGCCAGGGCGGCCCCGGTGGCGCTCCCGGTGGCGCTCCCGGTGCACAGGGTGCCGTGGGCGGCCCGGCCGCACGTCCGTCCGTGGGCTCGGGTCCGCAGCGCGGTCAGGTCGGCGGCGCCGGCCAGCGCGCCGCGCTGCCGGGCCGCGACGGCGCCGGCCAGCGTCCGCAGGGCGGTCGCCCGCAGCAGGGTGGTCCCGGTGGCCGTCCGCAGCAGGGTCCGACCACCGCGGGCCAGGGCCAGGGCGCCTTCGGTTCCGGTGCGCCGCTGCCGACCCGCGGTCCGGTCCCCAGTCCCGGATTCGGTGGTGGCCCGCAGGCAGCCCGTCCGGCTACCGGTCCGACCGGCTACCCGCAGGGCAACGCCTTCGAACGGCCCCAGCAGCCGCAGCAGCAGTCGCCGCAGCAGCAGCCCCAGCAGCCGGCCGCTCCCGCGGCGCCGGCTCAGAACGGCCCCCGGCCGCAGCTGCCGCCGCGCGGTGGCGCTCCTCGTGCGGAGCTCCCCGGGCCGCAGACCACCAGCTGGGGCAGCGACCAGGCGCGCGGTCACGACGAGCTCTCGGGCCCCGGCTCGACGGCCGAGTTCGCCCGCCCGGACTTCAACGCCCCGATGCCCCAGGCGGACAACGGCAACAGCACGACCGGACAGTTCGAGCGTCCGGACGTGCGGGGCTCCATGGACCCGTCCACCACCGGACAGTTCGAGCGCCCGGGCTACCAGCCCCAGCGCCCCGGCGGCCCCGGTGTCGGCGGCTACGCCCCGCAGCAGCCCCAGGCCCAGGCTCCGCAGGCCGGCAACGGGTACGCACCCGTACCGCCCGCGCGTCCCGAGACCCCGCGGCTGCCGCAGGCTCACCGGCCGGAGGCGCTGCCCCCGGCCCAGAGCTCCGGCGAGGCCCGCAGCCCGATCTTCGACACCCTGGAGTCGAACTGGTTCCGCGAGGAGGGGCAGCAGCCCCCCGCCACGGGACCGGCCGCGGCGATCCCCCAGCAGGGCCAGCAGTCCGCTCCGGCGGCCCCGGCGCCGCAGCAACCGCTGCCGCAGCGCGGCCAGGAGCAGGCGGCCGAGCCCGCCGGCACGACGACCGGCGCCATGCCGACCGTCAGCTGGAAGTCCTCGCCGAACGACGAGCTGATGCGGCAGGCCGAGCGCGTGCGCCAGCCCGCCGCAGGCGGCATCACGACCTCGGGGCTGCCCCGCCGGGTCCCGCGGGCGAACCTCGTGGCCGGCACTGCGCAGCAGCAGGCCGAGGCGCAGGCGGGTCCGCAGGTCTCGCGGGCACCGGACGACGTCCGTGGCCGTCTGACCAACCTCCGACGCGGTATCCAGCAGGGCCGTCAGGCCGGCAACAACGGACCGGCGACCGGCAGTTACCACATCGACCCCACTTACCAGCAGGAGCGTTAGTTGAGTTCGATGAGCCAGGCGGCACAGAACCTGAACTGGTTGATCACCAACTTCGTGGACAACACCCCCGGGGTGTCCCACACGGTGGTGGTCTCCGCCGACGGCCTCCTTCTGGCAATGTCCGAAGGATTCCCCCGCGACCGCGCCGATCAGCTGGCGGCCGTGGCCTCCGGACTGACCTCGCTGACCGCCGGTGCCTCCCGTATCTTCGAGGGTGGCGCCGTCAACCAGACCGTGGTCGAGATGGACCGGGGATTCCTCTTCCTCATGTCCGTCTCGGACGGATCCTCGCTGGCCGTACTGGCGCACCCCGAGTGCGACATCGGCCTCGTGGGCTACGAGATGGCCCTTCTGGTGGATCGCGCGGGCAGTGTCCTCACTCCGGACCTGCGCGCCGAACTGCAGGGAAGCCTGCTCGGCTGACTTCCCACTCTCCCGGCCGGACGGTACTACCGGCCGGGGGATCGGGGCCCCGCCCCGAAATCCAGTACTCCCGCCAGGCCGTCATCCCGTCCCCCCACCGGCCGCCCCGTAAGACGGCACGCTGACCACTGCTGTCCAGCCCGGAGGATCAATGACCCCGCCCCCCGCCTACTCCGATTCGTACGGAGACTCGTACTCGGAAGGCGATCAGCCGCTGGTGCGTCCGTACGCGATGACCGGCGGCCGGACCCGGCCCCGCTACCAGCTCGCCATCGAGGCGCTGGTCAGCACCACCGCCGATCCGATGCACCTGTCCGGCCTGCTCCCCGAGCACCAGCGCATCTGCACCCTGTGCCGCGAGGTCAAGTCGGTCGCCGAGGTCTCCGCACTGCTGTCGATGCCGCTCGGTGTCGCCCGGATCCTCGTCGCCGACCTGGCAGAGGCCGGAATGGTGGCCATCCACCAGCCGGGCAATGGAGAGGCCGGCGGCACGCCGGATGTAACGCTGCTCGAAAGGGTGCTCAGTGGCCTTCGGAACATCTAGCGGAGCGGCTCCTGCTCGCTCCACCACCTCCGCAAAGATCGTGGTGGCGGGCGGCTTCGGCGTGGGCAAGACCACGTTCGTCGGAGCCGTGTCGGAGATCAACCCGCTGCGCACCGAAGCCGTGATGACCAGCGCCTCGGCCGGGATCGACGACCTCACCCACACCGGTGACAAGACGACCACCACGGTCGCCATGGACTTCGGCCGCATCACGCTCGACCAGGACCTGATCCTGTACCTCTTCGGTACCCCGGGCCAGGACCGCTTCTGGTTCATGTGGGACGACCTCGTCCGCGGCGCCATCGGCGCCATCGTGCTCGTGGACACCCGCCGCCTCGCCGACTGCTTCCCGGCGGTCGACTACTTCGAGAACAGCGGCCTGCCCTTCGTCGTGGCCCTCAACGGCTTCGAGGGGCACCAGCCCTACACGCCGGAGGAAGTCCGCGAGGCGCTGCAGATCGGCCCCGGTGCTCCGATCATCACCACCGACGCCCGCCACCGCGCGGACGCCAAGAGCGCGCTCATCACGCTCGTCGAGCACGCGCTGATGGCGCGGCTCAAGTAACACGGTTTCAGTTGTCGCGCGGGAGGGGCGGGCTGTGTCTTACGACACGGCCCGCCCCTCTCGTTCATAACGTTTCGACAGAGAATTACGGCCACGTGGCAACGGGGTGCGGTCGTCTGGTATCGCTGCGCGCACAACTGCCCCCATTTTTGCCGCAGGACGCTCTTTATGTCCGGTTTATGTAGGGCATAAGCTTCTGGGTACGGCCGGATTCAACTGTTTGGAACACGGCCGTTACCCGTGCTGGAATTCAACGAACTAGCTAGTAGCACCGCCGAGAGGTTGTTGGTCGAGTGAGGCGAAGCATCGCAAGCCCCGCGGATGAACCCGCGCGCGGCAACTTCACCCCGCCGCCGCGAGCGGCCACGTCGCCCGTCGACGTGCCCGTGGACCCGCCCGCGAGCAGCGGGAGCAGCAGCAGGTTCTCGCCCCGCAACTGGCGTGTGCCGACCCGTCTGAACGCCATCCTGCTCGTGCCGGCCCTCGTGGGCCTGGTCATGGGCGGTTTCCAGGTGAAGGGCTCCATCGACACCTGGAACGAGGCCAAGGACGCCGAGAAGATAGCCACGGTCGTCCAGGCCGCCTCGGGATACAGCCAGGCACTGCTCAACGAGCGGGACCTGACCGCCGAGCCCCTCCTGAACGGCCAGACGAAGGACCCGAAGGTCCTCAAGGCCTACGCGGACACCACCGCGGCCAAGGAGAAGTTCGACAAGGCCGTCCAGGACATGCCGAAGAACCTCGGCCTGGAGCGACGCCTGGACCTCTTCCGTGCGGAGGAGCCCAAGCTGGACGCCGTACGCGACAAGGCGTACCTGGCGGCGGCGGAGAGCCCCAAGAAGAATCTGCCCAACGCGGCCGGCCCCATCCCGACCGAAGAGGGCTATGTGCTGGTCCAGCACTACCTCATGCAGTTCGCGAACGAGCTCGGTCTCGGCACCGGCAACGTGACCTCGTACGGCCGCATGGTCTACGCGATCCAGCTGGCCAAGGCGGCGAACTCGCTGCAGCGCGCGGTCGGTACGCACCTGCTGGTGCGCCCGAGCGCCGACGAGAACACCCGCAAGGCCCAGCTCGTCGCCTTCTCCTCCTACGCCTACCTCGAAGAAATCGCCATCGGCGAGTACGTCGCGGCGGGTACCGAGGATGACGTGAACCGCCTCAAGGCGGTCATGGCCAAGAAGTCCGAAGAGGGCAAGGCCAAGATCGCCGACGCGAAGCACCAGGCCGAGCAGGCAGGTGTCCGCTTCCTGCCCCCGCCCACGATCGGCGAATCCGCGCTCGCCGGCATGACCGACGCGATCGCCAACAGCGAGAGCAAGAAGAAGCTCTCCGAGACCGGGACGACCCCCGCGTTCTGGCAGGCCGCTGCCACCGCGAAGTTCGACGGCTACGACGAGGTCGAGAAGGAACTCCTCGACAAGGCCGTCAAGGACGCCGTCGCGGTCTCCGACGAGGCCCGAACCGACGCGATCGTCAACGGCGCCATCGTGGTCGTCGCCCTGCTCGCCGCGTTCATCCTCGCCGGCATGATGGCCCGCCAGATGGGCCGCGCGATGGCCCGCCTGCGCACCGCCGCCTTCGACATCGCCGAGCAGCGCCTGCCGATGCTCGTCGACCAGCTCTCGCGCACCGATCCCGGCAAGGTGGACACCCGTGTCCTCCCGATCCCCATCGACTCCCAGGACGAGATCGGCGAGGTCGCCCGCGCCTTCGACCAGGTCCACCGGGAAGCGGTACGGCTCGCGGCCGAGCAGGCCCTCCTGCGAGGGAACGTCAACGCGATCTTCACCAACCTCTCCATGCGCAACCAGTCGCTGATCGAGGGCCAGCTGACCCTCATCACCGACCTGGAGAACAACGAGGCCGACCCGGACCAGCTGGA
Protein-coding sequences here:
- a CDS encoding DUF742 domain-containing protein, with product MTPPPAYSDSYGDSYSEGDQPLVRPYAMTGGRTRPRYQLAIEALVSTTADPMHLSGLLPEHQRICTLCREVKSVAEVSALLSMPLGVARILVADLAEAGMVAIHQPGNGEAGGTPDVTLLERVLSGLRNI
- a CDS encoding GTP-binding protein → MAFGTSSGAAPARSTTSAKIVVAGGFGVGKTTFVGAVSEINPLRTEAVMTSASAGIDDLTHTGDKTTTTVAMDFGRITLDQDLILYLFGTPGQDRFWFMWDDLVRGAIGAIVLVDTRRLADCFPAVDYFENSGLPFVVALNGFEGHQPYTPEEVREALQIGPGAPIITTDARHRADAKSALITLVEHALMARLK
- a CDS encoding sensor histidine kinase, with amino-acid sequence MQGRFKRDGSAAAEQEPRGGTDRGSSPQHAQNRGPAVEGAGPDTSAAVKAKGRGKSVKARVKAKAGPAEPAGPAEQDVAIPKAPNGPGSRLAMQNWRISTRLVSLLTLPVVAATTLGGFRINDSLNDIAQLEHMQLLTTMTRQATNLAAMLQEERDLSAGPLSLSRGKTTSSVDVVRQQTDTAAKAFAAATDKVDSTGEKDDTLRSIRNNVLQIGRQLTNIETIRSRAYINGAQQTVSEYNAVIVSLLSLSQDMAQATSNPEMIKRTRALAAFSAAKEYASIQRAIIAASLPDTNERQGELKENDRLYALSAQKGELQAKTTFGLVYQGRTEDLLAGLGDSNSEISTADGYSRRVLASQDAFLREKNRSWLDWYDADGTKLQAMKVIELTLLEEMEQKARELKNEAQQDAIINGALILLVLGVSLVGAFVMARSMIRSLRRLQDTATRVAQDRLPELVKQLSESDPQDVDTSVESVGVHTRDEIGQVAAAFDDVHREAVRLAAEQALLRGNVNAMFTNLSRRSQGLIQRQLSLISELESREADPDQLSSLFKLDHLATRMRRNGENLLVLAGEEPGRRWTRPVPLVDVLRAAASEVEQYERVELASVPGTDVAGRVVNDLVHVLAELLENATSFSSPQTKVKVTGHALPDGRVLVEIHDTGIGLSPEDLAAINERLASPPTVDVSVSRRMGLFVVGRLSLRHGIRIQLRPSDSGGTTALVMLPVDVAQGGKKPAPMPGQGGPGGAPGGAPGAQGAVGGPAARPSVGSGPQRGQVGGAGQRAALPGRDGAGQRPQGGRPQQGGPGGRPQQGPTTAGQGQGAFGSGAPLPTRGPVPSPGFGGGPQAARPATGPTGYPQGNAFERPQQPQQQSPQQQPQQPAAPAAPAQNGPRPQLPPRGGAPRAELPGPQTTSWGSDQARGHDELSGPGSTAEFARPDFNAPMPQADNGNSTTGQFERPDVRGSMDPSTTGQFERPGYQPQRPGGPGVGGYAPQQPQAQAPQAGNGYAPVPPARPETPRLPQAHRPEALPPAQSSGEARSPIFDTLESNWFREEGQQPPATGPAAAIPQQGQQSAPAAPAPQQPLPQRGQEQAAEPAGTTTGAMPTVSWKSSPNDELMRQAERVRQPAAGGITTSGLPRRVPRANLVAGTAQQQAEAQAGPQVSRAPDDVRGRLTNLRRGIQQGRQAGNNGPATGSYHIDPTYQQER
- a CDS encoding nitrate- and nitrite sensing domain-containing protein → MRRSIASPADEPARGNFTPPPRAATSPVDVPVDPPASSGSSSRFSPRNWRVPTRLNAILLVPALVGLVMGGFQVKGSIDTWNEAKDAEKIATVVQAASGYSQALLNERDLTAEPLLNGQTKDPKVLKAYADTTAAKEKFDKAVQDMPKNLGLERRLDLFRAEEPKLDAVRDKAYLAAAESPKKNLPNAAGPIPTEEGYVLVQHYLMQFANELGLGTGNVTSYGRMVYAIQLAKAANSLQRAVGTHLLVRPSADENTRKAQLVAFSSYAYLEEIAIGEYVAAGTEDDVNRLKAVMAKKSEEGKAKIADAKHQAEQAGVRFLPPPTIGESALAGMTDAIANSESKKKLSETGTTPAFWQAAATAKFDGYDEVEKELLDKAVKDAVAVSDEARTDAIVNGAIVVVALLAAFILAGMMARQMGRAMARLRTAAFDIAEQRLPMLVDQLSRTDPGKVDTRVLPIPIDSQDEIGEVARAFDQVHREAVRLAAEQALLRGNVNAIFTNLSMRNQSLIEGQLTLITDLENNEADPDQLENLFRLDHLATRMRRNGENLLILAGEEPGRRWDQPVPLVDVLRAASSEVEQYERIELSGVSEAEIHGQAVTDLVHLLAELLENATTFSSPQTKVRVNATRLPDGRVMVEIHDKGIGLTAEDFADINHKLANPPTVDAAISQRMGLFVVGRLADRHSIRVQLRPSGEAAGTTSLVMLPDAITHGGGGEGIPDDDFTVSQIIPEQQAQLAPPLRTAAELGFDDSRYDQQGSDGLAADPVGRSLGQQERRAALAAQVGYPQEQQQYPAQEYPEPQPEHGYQEYQGYEQQSEQAYDTSYEAQQAQQGYEAYPQQDYGYTEDGYPDQQPATQGYDNGFEAQPGQAEWPEQNTYPAAYQQDYGTESESQAVPEAAPERVGFDRPGAAADTGHAMTGAGLPRRGSQQQWPSGKQQTESTGSLFEQRSPRQQQPAETEQAPEETEGTAAWRSRNDERWQQAGKLREPKAGGITPSGLPRRVPKANLVEGAAETTPQGGPQVSRAPEDVRGRLSNLRRGVQQGRSAGSEQSSNSYDQER
- a CDS encoding roadblock/LC7 domain-containing protein, with the protein product MSQAAQNLNWLITNFVDNTPGVSHTVVVSADGLLLAMSEGFPRDRADQLAAVASGLTSLTAGASRIFEGGAVNQTVVEMDRGFLFLMSVSDGSSLAVLAHPECDIGLVGYEMALLVDRAGSVLTPDLRAELQGSLLG